A region of the Amycolatopsis sp. cg13 genome:
TCCCACAACGCATCCGGACGGCCGAACGCGGGGCTGCCGTCGTAACAAACCGCGGTCGCTCCGACCAGCAGAGCGCCGACGAGGGAGTTCCACAGCATCCAGCTCGGCGTCGTGTACCAGAGGATCCGATCGCCAGCCCGCAGGTTCTGGTGGAACGCGGCATGCTTCAGCTGTTCAACGACCACGCCACCGTGCCCGTGCACTATCCCTTTAGGACGCCCCGTGGTTCCCGAAGAGAACAGAATCCACAGTGGATGATCGAAAGGAACTGGTACGGGAGGCAGCGAAGCACCGCTCGTGATCGACGACCAGGGAAGCGCTCCAGGCACCGAGTCCGGGTCGTCGATGACCACCGTGGCGGCCAAAGAGGACAGTCCGGCCCGCAGGGCAGCCACGTCGGCACTGCGTTCGACCACCCGGCCGCCGTGCCGCGACCGGGTCGCGGCGATCAGCACAACCGGCGAGAGCTGCGCGAATCGCGCTTCCGCGGCCGATCCGACATAGTCCAAACCGCATCCGGCCCACATCGCCCCGAGGCTCGCGGTGGCCAGAAACGCCACAATCGCCTCCGCCGAATTCGGCAGATACCCCACGACTCGATCGCCGGACGACACGCCCAACGCGGCTAACGAAGCGGCGACGCAACCAACCTGACGGCGCAACTCACCCCAGCTCAGCTCCACCGGAGCGCCGTCCTCGGCCACCGCGATCACGGCCGTGGCGGCATCGTCACGGCCCCGGAACACCTCGGCCGCGTAGTTCAGCGTGCTCCCCGGGAACCAGACGCTGCCCGGCATCGCCTCGGTCGCCAGCGCCGGTTGTCCCGTCGGACGGGCGGGCAGCCCGAAGTAGTCCCACACCGCGGACCAGAAGCCGTCGAGATCCTGCACCGACCACTCCCACAGCGTCCGGTAGCCGCCGGTCAGGTCGCGTCCAACGCGGGCCGAGGCGTACTGCGCGAAATCGGTGATCTGCGCTTCCGCTACGGGAACCCAGCCGGTCATTCGCGCTCCCATTCCGCGACCGTCGTCTGCACGGCCCGGTCCGCGAGGGCCTCGAACAGCGGCCGTCCGCCGGTGTCCGCCAGGGTGACGAACAGCCGTTTCCCACCGTCGCTACAGCACGCGATGGGGAAGGCGGTGCCGGTATCGATCGTCTCGCGCACCGTGTCGTCCCGGACCAGCACGACCGCGTGCCCGGTGGTGGTCGCCACCCAGATTCCTTCCGGCGTTGGCCAGATTCCGTCCGGACGAGCGTTGGGACCGACCAGGCTGGCGAGGTCGGCGTAGCGACGTCGGTCGGTCAGCGTGCCGTCCGCGCCGATGGTGAAGGCGGTCAACCGTTGCGCAGCGGTTTCGGCGACGAGCAGAGTGCGCCCGTCGTCGATGAAGGCGAGACCGTTGGGGAAGTCGAGGTTCTCGGCGACGACGGTGGCTGAGCCGTCGACGGCGATCCGCACCAGACGGCCTGGCCGCGGTGGTTCACCAACGTTGAAGCCGACATCGTCAACATAGAGATTGCCCTGCTCATCACCGACAAGATCGCCGAGCGAACCGATCGCCACGGCACTGAGATCCGCGTAGGTGGCGAACTGCCCGCCATCCCAGACACCGATGCGCTTCTCGTGCATCATCGCCGCGACGAGCTTGCCGTCGGGCAAGAACCACAGCCCGTTGGACGGAGAGTCCAGCTTCGCAGCGCTCCAGGTTCCGCCGTGATCCGTCCACAGTAGACTGCCCTGGGTATCAGACAGCCACAGCGCGCCCTGATGCCAGCGCGGTCCCTCGCCCCAGATCATCCCGGTGCCGTACGGCTTCACGCGCGCACCTCCATGCGTCGCGCGAGTTCCTTCGTCGCCGTCTCCAGTTCCGCCGTGTCAGCGGCAAGGGCGAACGCGTACCGGTCCGGACGAATAATGGCTGCGGTAGCCGAATTCGCGGCTAGCCACTCTTCGACCGCCTGACCGGCGTCGGTGACCACCACGACGTCCAGGCGTCGCCACAGCTCCGCGATTTCCGCTGACACAGCCTGCTTGCCCACGACGACGAAGTTGTATCCAGTGACATCGTCGAGCCGGATACCGTCAGCGCGCGGTTGTGGGCTGAGCCAGCCGGGCTCATTGCTCAAGCCAGGACCGAGCGGCGGCCTGAGCGGTTCGAGGGTCTGCGGCTCGCCCAGTTCCGGGTGGGCGTCGCCGATGCCGAAGGACTCAATGAGGTTGGCCTGCCGGGCGGACTCGGCGATGTACGGGCGAACGTGCGGGGCGCGCTCGGTCTCGTAGGTGTCGAGCAGGCTGTCGGAGCAGGTGCCATGGACGACGGCGGCGAGTTTCCATGCGAGGTTCGCCGCGTCGCGGAGCCCGGAACACATGCCCTGCCCGAGCATCGGCGGCATCTCGTGCGCGGCGTCACCGGCGAGGAGCAGCCTGCCCGAACGCCAGCCGTGGACGAGCCGCGCGTGCCATTCGTAAGTGTCGGCTCGCATGATCCGGTAGCTGCCCGGTTCGATCCAGCGGCTGAGCGCGTCGTACACCGCCTGCGGCCGTTCGAGCGCGGCGGCGTCGTCCGCATCGAGGAGCATGAATTCGAACCGCAGCATCGGGGGAAAGATCGGCACGTAGGTAATCGGCCGTTGTCCTTGGCACAGAATGAATCCGGATTCCGCTGGTAGCGCTGGAGGATGCTCGAACGGATGGATGTCGATGATGAGCGAGCGTTGCGTCCCCTCCAGATCTTCGACTTCGGAGCCCATCAATTGCCGGACGAACGAATTCGCACCGTCTGACCCGACGGCGTAGGCCGCTTTGAGCGTCTTGACCTGATCCCGATCGGTCACGGTGAGGTACACCGCGTCGGCGTCCTGGGCGATCTCGGTGACGGACCAGCCGAACCACAGGTCGACGTTCGGATCGCTCGCGAGCAAACCGCGCAGCCGGGATTCGAAATCCGGTTGGTGGAATTGGTAATCCGTCCGCCAGCCCTGTCCGGATTCCCCTCGTGCGTGAGCGAATTCGAGGAAAGGCGTCCCGTCCGGCAGTTGCAGCATCCAGCCGGTCTGCCGCAGGAACCGCTGCTCCAGATCGGCCGCGCCCAGCGTTTGCAGGGTGCGCATCGATTCGTCGTCGAGATGGGTCGCCCGCGGATGGTGGCAGACGATCCGGTTCGGATCGATCGCCGCGACCCGGAGTCCTTTCGCGCTGAGCAGCCGTGCAAGGGCCAAGCCGACCGGACCGCAGCCCACGACAGCGATGTCGTAAGTGTCCATAACTGTTCCTCCGCTCAAGCCGGTTCTTCGACCGGCTGCGACGTGGGGGTGCTCCGGAGACTGCCCAGGGCGACGGTGAGAAGTGCCCCAAAGACCGCCGGTACCGCGAAAATCAGGAAATTCCACTGTGGAGCGAACCCGGCGGCAAGAACCCAGCCGCCGAGCACCGGCCCGGCGATCGCGCCGATCCGGCCGATTCCCAGCGCGACCCCGATCGCACTCGCCCTGGCATGCGCCGGATAGGTACGGGCGATGTAGACGTTGATCAATCCCTGTACGCCGAACGCGCCCGCGCCGCCGATCAGCACGATTACGGAGAGCACGATCAACGGCGACCGAATGCTCAAGGCAGTCATGGCACCCGCGGCGACGACGAAGCAAGCAATAATGGGGATTCTCGACCCCGCCCGGTCGGCGAGCACCGCGATCGCGAGGCCGCCGACGGTCGCGCCGACATTGAGCAGGGTAAGGAACATCAGTGACGAATCCAGTGGATACCGGGCAGCTTGCATCAATTGCGGCAGCCACGTGTTGATCCCGAAGATGAGCAAGAACGAACAGATCACCATCACGCAGAACAGCGTTGTCGGTCCCATATACGGCGGCCGCAGCACAACGCGCAAGCCGCCTGCTCCCGTCGGCTCTCGCCGATACACCGGAGATTCGGGCAACCAGCGGTAAGTCATCGGCAACAGCAGCAGCCCGACCGCGCCGCCGACCACGTACTCCGGCCGGAAGTTGTCTCCCCGCAGGAAAGCCGCGGCCACGACGGCGGCCAGCGATCCGCCGACCGTGACTCCACATTGGACGATCGCCGAACTGAGGTTCTTCCGTTTCGGCGGCGCGAGCTCGAAGATCAGCGGCCCCATCGCGGGATAGACCGCGCCGACGCCCAACCCGACAACGAGTCTGCTGGCGCCGAAAAGTTCCGGACTGGGCGCGAACGCGCAGGCGAACATGCCCAGCGAGACGACGGCGATGCTGAGCAAGGTCGTCCGGCGGCGTCCGTATCGGTCGGTGAGCGGACCGACCAGCAGCGCGCCGAAGAGCATGCCCACCGGAGTGAGACTGCCCAACGTGCCCAGTTCGGGAAGGGAAAGGTGCCACGGCTGGTGCCGGAGCAACAATGGTGTCGTCGCGCCGAAAGCGACGAGGTCGTACCCTTCCAACGTCATGACGGCCAGCCCGATCGCGATGGCCCGCCACGGCATCGTCCTCACGTGCTTGCCTTTGCTGTCGGCAGACGCAGCACTCGCTCGGCGTTGCCGTGGCTGATTTTCTCCCGGTCGCGGTTGCTGATCGGCGCTTGTTCGAGGAACCGGACGGCCTCGCCGGTGTCCTCGAAGGGGTAGTCGACGGCGAACAGGATCGCGTCCGCGCCGACGGCCAGGATCGCCCCGGCGAGCGCGGCCGGGGAACACACGCCGCTGGTAGTGATCAGGATGTTGTCGCCGAAGTATTCCGACGGTTTCCGCGCGAGCGTCCGGTGCTCCTGCCGGTCGTAGCGCGAATCAAGGCGCGCGAGCTGGAACGGCAGGAACTCGCCGAGGTGGCCGAGAATGAGTGTGGCACCCGGATGCCGATCGAAGACGCCGCCGAAAACCAGCCTAAGCGCGTGTCCGCTTGTCTCCGCCGCCCAGCTCCACAATGGACCCCTCAGCTCAGGTCGCCCCTCGAGCACCCGCCACGGCTCAGCCGGGGGAGCGCCCGGGTGCAGGTAAAGCGGCACCTGCAACTCCTCGAGCGCCGACCACACTGGTTCGTAGCGCGGGTCGTCGAGGTAGAGGCCATTGGTGTGGTCGTTGACGAGGGCCCCGTTGAGCCCGAGCGTGCCGACGGCGCGATGGAGTTCCGCCACCGCTGCCTCGGGATCCTGGAGCGGCAACGCGGCCAGTCCGCGGAACCGATCCGGGTGCTCGGCGATCACCTCGGCTAGCCGATCATTGGCGATCCGGGCGTCTTTTACCGCCTGGCCAGCGTCGGCGAGGCCCTGAATGCCGGGTGCGGTAAGGGAAAGCACCTGGACGTCGATGCCATGCTGGTCCATTTCTGGCAGCCGGTAAGTCGTGTAATCGCAGAGCCGTTTACCCCAGTCTTCAACCCACCGCGCGGCGGTTTCCGTCTTGGGCACTGAGTAACCGGCCTGCAGTTCGGGAAGCGCGAACGCTTCCTCCATGGCGATGAAACGCAAGGTCTTCGCCTTTCCTCGGCGGTGTGCTCAACTGCCTTCCGCGTGCGCGCCGGTCATGTGCGCCGCGAGGTCTTCCGGATTGATGAACGACGGCGGAGGCGGCGGACCCCATTCGTAGAGCGACTGGATGCCCTCGAACGACCGCGGCGTCCAGAGCTGGTCGTCGACGATGGCGTCCATGTCGGAGTAGTACTCGGCGAAGTTCCCGGCCGGATCCTTGAGATACCAGAAGAAATTCGACCCGATGTGGTGGCGGCCCAGTCCCCAGACGTGGCGTTCCGGATTCTCGGCGAGCATGCTCATCGCTCCTCGTCCGACATCGTCCACATCGGACACTTGCCAAGAGGTGTGGTGCAGGAAATTGAGCGGAGCCTGCTGAACCAGCAGATTGTGGTGATCGGTAGAACACCGCAGGAACGCCGCGCGGCCCGGGACCACGTCGCTGACCTTGAACCCGATGCCGTCGGTGAAGAACCGCTGGGTCGATTCCTGCTCGACCGTCCCGATCACCGCGTGCCCCAACGCAAGCGGCCGCACCGGTTCGGTCCGGGACAGCACTGGAGCCCGGGTGTTGGCGCGGTCCAGCCGGCCAGGCCCGTTGTACGGGGTCGCGGGTACGGTCGCGCGTACCAACCGAGGCGCGACGACCGCTTCGACCGCGATGTCCGCGATCGGTTCCCTGGCGCGCAGGGTCTCGGCGTCGCGCTGCATCGGAACGCCCAACCGATCGAGGTTCGCGGCGATGCGTCCGAGGTCGTCGGCGTCATCGACCGCGACGGTCATCCCCAGCAGCCGACGGACTCGCGAGTGCTGAAGGACGAACTGCTCACCACCCTCGACCGTGGCGAACCGGCCCGGCGCGAGCTGCGTAAGCCCGAAGTCGGCGTAGTAGCCAGCGGTGCCCGCGACGTCCGGTACACCGACGGTCAGTGATTTCAATCTGTGCAGTGCCATGGAATTGCCCCTTTCACCCGGCGACGCAGGTCTGCCGGAGCTGTCCGATGCCCTCGATCCGCGTGACCACTTCGTCGCCCGGACGCAGGTAGCGCTGCGGAGACCGCGAATGCCCGACGCCCGAAGGCGTGCCGGTGAAGATCAGGTCTCCAGGAAGCAGCGGGCACACCGCCGACAACCGGGCGATCAGCTCGGCGACCGAGAAGACCATCGACGACGTACGCGCCTTCTGCACGCTCTCGCCATTGACGAGGCATTCGATCGCGAGGTCATCGGGGTCGGCGAATTCGTCGGCGGTCACCAGCACCGGCCCGGCCGGCGCGAACCCCGGGAACGACTTGCCGAGCGAAAACTGCGGGACCGGCCCCGCGGCCTGCACGACCCGTTCGGAAAAGTCCTGCCCCACAGTCAATCCCGCCACATGCAGCCAGGCGTCCTCGGCCGCGGTCTTCTCCGCCCGGCGGCCGATCACGACCACGAGCTCCGCTTCCCAATCGACGAACTCGCTGGGCAGCCTGAGCTGAGTGTCCGGCCCGGTGAGGGAAGTGGCGAACTTCGTGAACGTCGCCGGTGACTCCGGCAGCGCCAGCCCCGCTTCCTGCGCGTGCTCCCGGTAGTTCAACCCAATCGCGAAGATCTGTCGCGGCCTCGGCGAAGGGCTCCCGGCTTGACTCTCGGGCGCGGCCGGCCCGCCGATCGCCGCCCGCCCCCACTCCGCGAACTCAGTCCAGCGCTCGAAAACCGCGAGCGGATCGGCCGGAAACCGTCCGCCGCTCGCGCCCTCGACGTCGATCACCTTGTCGTTGAGCACCAGGCACATCCGGCCCGCCCGTGTCGTCGTCTTCATTTCTCCGCGTCCTTCCGCTGCTTCCCGGCCAGTGAACACCTCAGAATCTCGATAAGTCAACTAAATCTCGAGATTCTGAGGTGAATGCGGAACCGGCTACGATCTGCGACATGACTGGCGCACGCAGCACAACCCGCGTCGAGGACGTCTACCTGCGTCTTCGCGCCGACATCCTCAACGGCCGGCATGAGCCCGGATCGCGACTGCGGGTGGAAGCGCTCAAGGGCGACTACGACGCCAGCAGCGGCGTCCTGCGCGAAGCACTTCCCCGTCTCGTCGGACAGGGACTCGCTACTTTCGCGCCGCAGCAAGGCTTCCGAGTCATCGATGTCTCCCCGGAGACCCTGCAAGACCTCACCGAGGCGCGCGTGGTCGTCGAGACGCACGTGGTCCGCGAATCCCTCGCGCACGGCAGCATCGAATGGGAATCGGACCTGCTCGCGGCGCACCACAATCTCGCCCGCACGGCGTTCGCCGACGAGTCAGACGCGATCAACGAGCGATGGCTGGCCGCACACGCCCGATTCCACCAGGTCCTGCTGGAGGGCTGCCCCAACCAGCACCTGCGCGCGGTGGCGACGCAACTGCGGGAATCCGCCGAGGTCTACCGATGCTGGGCCCGCACCTCAAGCGAGGACAGCCACCGGGATGTCGCCGCGGAACACCGCCTGATCTGCGAACGCGCGATCGAACGAGACGTCCCGGGCACCGTCGAAGCGCTGCGGGACCACATCGAGCTGACTACGAAGCTGCTGCTCGACGGGTATCGGAACCGGGGAGGCGAATAGGTGGTGTGACCATGCGTCAAGTTTTGCCGCGTCGCGCCGCTGGCGTCCAAGACTGGCTCGCTATCCGGCGATAACCTGACGGCATGGTTGAGGCCTACTGGCCGCCGCGTTCGATCAGGTACTGCTGTTCGAGCTCCGGATAGCTGAGATCGGCCGGGAACTCGTCCTCGGACAGCAGCCCGATCGCCCAGGGAACGGGACAAGGCGAACTGTGCTCGGGTTCGGGGCACAGCAGGAGCTTTATCTGCTCGACCAGGTCCCGCGCCTCGTGCTCGGTCGCGTAGATGCCGACCCTGATCTCATGGGTCTTGCGTTCGTCCGTCATCGGATGGCCTTCCCGGATGCTCGTCATGACCAGCAATAGCGAGCGGAATGGCTTGAGGGCAAACGTTTTTCCTCAGCCCCGGTGCCATGGTTCTCACTCAGCTCGGGACGATCAGCGCGACGATTGCGGCGAAAATGATCCCGCCGCAGCCGCCGAGCAGCGCGGCGCCGACCACTCGAGGCGTCCCGTTTCTAGTGAGCACAAGGAAAAGCCCCGCGGCCCCGAGCACGAGCGCGACCGCGCCAAGAATGAGCAATGCCGACGGAAACGCCATCGCTGGCCCGGCGGGCTGCGGATCGGTGAACGACGGGCTCTCGGGAAGCGTGCCAGTCGCTGGAACAGGTTGAGCTACCGTTTTGCTGGGCTGCGGTTGCGTGCCGGAACAGCCTGCCAGCAGCGCCAGCACCGTTGAACACGTAAGAATCTGACGTGGACGGCGCATGCGAACTCCCTCTGGGGCAAGCGCGGCGACGGGCGCTGGCGAGCAGCGCATCTGGACGCTACTCGTTGGGCGTATTCGTCACGCTGGGCGCAATTTTCTTCGCCACGGCGGCACTCTCCGCAACCGTCGAGGCGATCGCCTCATGGCCTTCCGACGGTCGTGCGGCCTGAGGCACGAACCAGGCTCCACCGCCCCGGCAGCCGACCTTCTCGACCGCGATGGACCGGCCACCGGTGTGCGGCCGATGAACATCCGCTTCTTCTGGATCGGTTACGCAACTCGGCGGTGCCCACCCGAAGAAGTCACTCAAGTGGGTGACCAGCAACGGGGTCGACTGCTGTTCTCGGCCGCTCCGGTGGACCAGTCGCGTCACCTGGTCGTGTCTGGTTTCGAAACCGTGAACAACAGTAGGTAATCTTCCGTAACGGGTGCGGGGAGCCGCCTCCAACCCACGGTTTGCCGGAGGGCTTCGTTGATCAAGCTCATGTTCGCCGACGACGAGGAACTAGTTCGGTCGGGACTGCGCGCCATGATGTCCGGGGCGTCGGACATCGAAATCGTGGGCGAGGCAAGCGACGGCAGATCGGCGGTCGAGGTCGCCCGTCGCTATCACCCTGACGTCGCGCTGCTCGACATCAAGATGCGCGCCCCTGACGACGGCATTCGCGCGCTTCGGGCCATTCTCGCGCTGCCCGATCCGCCGACCGTCGCCATGCTCACCACCTTCGACATCGACGAGTACGTCAGCCTCGCGCTGCGGCTCGGCGCCAACGGCTTCCTGCTGAAGGACATCGACCCGGCGGCATTGCTGCGGGCCGTGCGCGACCTGGCCAAGGGCGGGGCCGTCCTCGACCCGGGCGTGGCCGTGCGCATGGTGCAGAGCCACCGCGACGAGCAGCGGGCCGCGCAGCCGGCGCGCAAGCTTCTGGCCTCGCTGTCCGAGCGCGAACGCGAGGTCGTCGCGCTGATCGGGCAGGGGCTGTCGAACGCCGAGATCGGCGGGCGGCTGCACCTGTCCGAGGCGACGGTGAAGGGGTACGTGTCGGCGGTCCTGTCGAAGATCGGCGCGGCCAACCGGGTGCAGGCCGCGCTCCTGGCCTACCGCGGCGGGCTCCTCGACCAGTAGAACCAGCACATGCTGCTGACCGCGCTCGAGTTCCTCGGGCTGGTGGCGTTCGCGGCGTCCGGGGCGCTGGCCGCGGTCCGGGCGCGGCTGGACGTGTTCGGCGTCGTCGTGGTCGGGCTGACCACGGCACTCGGCGGCGGCATCATCCGTGACGTGCTGCTGGGCATCCATCCGCCGACGTCCCTGCGCAACTGGCCGTACCTGGCCGTTTGCGCGGCGACGGCCCTGATCGTGTTCGCCTTCCATCCGCAGGTCGCCCGCCTGCGGCACGCGGTGCTGCTCGCGGACGCGGTCGGGCTCGGCGTGTTCGCCACGGCCGGGACGACGCTCGCGCTCAACGCGGGGGCGACCGGGTACGCCGCCTGCCTGATCGGCATGACCAGCGGCATCGGCGGCGGTGCGCTGCGCGACCTGCTGCTGCGGGAGATCCCGCTCGTGCTCCGCAAGGAGATCTACGCGATGGCGGCGCTGACCGGCGCGGTGTGCGTCTGGGCGGGGCACGCGTTGAACCTGCCGGCCGGTGCGGTCACGACCGGCTCCGCGGTGGTCGTGGTCGCGATCCGCGTGCTCACGCTCTGGCGACACTGGAACGCTCCGGTCGCGCGGCCGCCGGAAGAGCGCTCGTTGTGATTTCCGCGTCCGCGACCCCTAGCGCGGCCAGTGCGAATGTGCCCCCTGCCCGCGGTTGTCCGGGAATGCTCTTTGTGTGTTCTGCGTGTGTTCTTAGGCGGGTCTCAGCACTCTGCGTAAGACTGACGCCATGCGCATCCTCGTAGTGGACGACGACCGTGCCGTCCGTGAATCGCTCAGGCGGTCTTTGGAGTTCAACGGCTACACCGTGGAGCTCGCGAGCGATGGTGCGCAGGCATTGGAGACGATCCTCGCCAACCGTCCGGACGCGATGGTTCTCGACGTCATGATGCCGCGCCTCGACGGGCTCGAAGTGGCCCGCCGGCTCCGCAGCACCGGCGATGACCTGCCGATTCTCGTCCTGACCGCGCGCGACACCGTCTCCGACCGGGTCTCCGGCCTCGACGCCGGCGCCGACGACTACCTGCCCAAGCCGTTCGCCTTGGAGGAGCTGCTCGCCCGGTTGCGCGCCCTGCTGCGCCGCGCCGCGCCGGACGGGCAGCAGGGCGAGACGTCGGAGGTGCTGTCGTTCGCCGACCTCACGCTGGACCCCGGCACTCGCGAGGTCCGCCGCGGCGGCCGCGAGATCAGTCTCACCCGCACCGAGTTCGCGCTGCTCGAGCTGTTCCTCTCGTACCCCAAGCACGTGCTGACCCGCGGAAGGATCCTGGAGGAAGTATGGGGTTACGACTTCCCGACGTCGGGCAACGCGCTGGAGGTCTACGTCGGCTATTTGCGCCGCAAGACGGAGGCGGACAACGAACCGAGGCTGATCCACACGGTGCGTGGAGTGGGGTACGTCCTGCGCGAGACGCCGCCGTGACCGACGACCCGGCGGGCGCGTACGCCGCGCCGGCGGCGGAGGTCCCCGATCCGCGGGGCACCCGGTGGAGCACCCGCCGGTTCTCG
Encoded here:
- a CDS encoding response regulator transcription factor encodes the protein MIKLMFADDEELVRSGLRAMMSGASDIEIVGEASDGRSAVEVARRYHPDVALLDIKMRAPDDGIRALRAILALPDPPTVAMLTTFDIDEYVSLALRLGANGFLLKDIDPAALLRAVRDLAKGGAVLDPGVAVRMVQSHRDEQRAAQPARKLLASLSEREREVVALIGQGLSNAEIGGRLHLSEATVKGYVSAVLSKIGAANRVQAALLAYRGGLLDQ
- a CDS encoding acetoacetate--CoA ligase, giving the protein MTGWVPVAEAQITDFAQYASARVGRDLTGGYRTLWEWSVQDLDGFWSAVWDYFGLPARPTGQPALATEAMPGSVWFPGSTLNYAAEVFRGRDDAATAVIAVAEDGAPVELSWGELRRQVGCVAASLAALGVSSGDRVVGYLPNSAEAIVAFLATASLGAMWAGCGLDYVGSAAEARFAQLSPVVLIAATRSRHGGRVVERSADVAALRAGLSSLAATVVIDDPDSVPGALPWSSITSGASLPPVPVPFDHPLWILFSSGTTGRPKGIVHGHGGVVVEQLKHAAFHQNLRAGDRILWYTTPSWMLWNSLVGALLVGATAVCYDGSPAFGRPDALWELVARLRVNTLGTSPGYLASCRKADVRLDEHDLSALARLGVTGSTFPADLHRWVEHELGPRVQVVSSSGGTDVVTAFASAAPTTPVWAGELSAPCLGVALDSLGPNGDSVRGAVGELVVRRPMPSMPLRFWDDPDDIRYRAAYFDTFPGMWRHGDWTTITDRGSVVIHGRSDATLNRHGVRMGSSDIYGPVEELPEIAEALVVGVEQADGGYWMPLFVTLIDGTSLDDALRQRIVAAIRQGASARHVPDEIIAAPGIPHTRTGKKLEVPVKRLLRGEDPEIDPGSVDQPALLDWYRQIRPPTREG
- a CDS encoding trimeric intracellular cation channel family protein; the encoded protein is MLLTALEFLGLVAFAASGALAAVRARLDVFGVVVVGLTTALGGGIIRDVLLGIHPPTSLRNWPYLAVCAATALIVFAFHPQVARLRHAVLLADAVGLGVFATAGTTLALNAGATGYAACLIGMTSGIGGGALRDLLLREIPLVLRKEIYAMAALTGAVCVWAGHALNLPAGAVTTGSAVVVVAIRVLTLWRHWNAPVARPPEERSL
- a CDS encoding fumarylacetoacetate hydrolase family protein produces the protein MKTTTRAGRMCLVLNDKVIDVEGASGGRFPADPLAVFERWTEFAEWGRAAIGGPAAPESQAGSPSPRPRQIFAIGLNYREHAQEAGLALPESPATFTKFATSLTGPDTQLRLPSEFVDWEAELVVVIGRRAEKTAAEDAWLHVAGLTVGQDFSERVVQAAGPVPQFSLGKSFPGFAPAGPVLVTADEFADPDDLAIECLVNGESVQKARTSSMVFSVAELIARLSAVCPLLPGDLIFTGTPSGVGHSRSPQRYLRPGDEVVTRIEGIGQLRQTCVAG
- a CDS encoding VOC family protein translates to MALHRLKSLTVGVPDVAGTAGYYADFGLTQLAPGRFATVEGGEQFVLQHSRVRRLLGMTVAVDDADDLGRIAANLDRLGVPMQRDAETLRAREPIADIAVEAVVAPRLVRATVPATPYNGPGRLDRANTRAPVLSRTEPVRPLALGHAVIGTVEQESTQRFFTDGIGFKVSDVVPGRAAFLRCSTDHHNLLVQQAPLNFLHHTSWQVSDVDDVGRGAMSMLAENPERHVWGLGRHHIGSNFFWYLKDPAGNFAEYYSDMDAIVDDQLWTPRSFEGIQSLYEWGPPPPPSFINPEDLAAHMTGAHAEGS
- a CDS encoding bifunctional 3-(3-hydroxy-phenyl)propionate/3-hydroxycinnamic acid hydroxylase, whose amino-acid sequence is MDTYDIAVVGCGPVGLALARLLSAKGLRVAAIDPNRIVCHHPRATHLDDESMRTLQTLGAADLEQRFLRQTGWMLQLPDGTPFLEFAHARGESGQGWRTDYQFHQPDFESRLRGLLASDPNVDLWFGWSVTEIAQDADAVYLTVTDRDQVKTLKAAYAVGSDGANSFVRQLMGSEVEDLEGTQRSLIIDIHPFEHPPALPAESGFILCQGQRPITYVPIFPPMLRFEFMLLDADDAAALERPQAVYDALSRWIEPGSYRIMRADTYEWHARLVHGWRSGRLLLAGDAAHEMPPMLGQGMCSGLRDAANLAWKLAAVVHGTCSDSLLDTYETERAPHVRPYIAESARQANLIESFGIGDAHPELGEPQTLEPLRPPLGPGLSNEPGWLSPQPRADGIRLDDVTGYNFVVVGKQAVSAEIAELWRRLDVVVVTDAGQAVEEWLAANSATAAIIRPDRYAFALAADTAELETATKELARRMEVRA
- a CDS encoding SMP-30/gluconolactonase/LRE family protein, with the translated sequence MKPYGTGMIWGEGPRWHQGALWLSDTQGSLLWTDHGGTWSAAKLDSPSNGLWFLPDGKLVAAMMHEKRIGVWDGGQFATYADLSAVAIGSLGDLVGDEQGNLYVDDVGFNVGEPPRPGRLVRIAVDGSATVVAENLDFPNGLAFIDDGRTLLVAETAAQRLTAFTIGADGTLTDRRRYADLASLVGPNARPDGIWPTPEGIWVATTTGHAVVLVRDDTVRETIDTGTAFPIACCSDGGKRLFVTLADTGGRPLFEALADRAVQTTVAEWERE
- a CDS encoding MFS transporter; translated protein: MPWRAIAIGLAVMTLEGYDLVAFGATTPLLLRHQPWHLSLPELGTLGSLTPVGMLFGALLVGPLTDRYGRRRTTLLSIAVVSLGMFACAFAPSPELFGASRLVVGLGVGAVYPAMGPLIFELAPPKRKNLSSAIVQCGVTVGGSLAAVVAAAFLRGDNFRPEYVVGGAVGLLLLPMTYRWLPESPVYRREPTGAGGLRVVLRPPYMGPTTLFCVMVICSFLLIFGINTWLPQLMQAARYPLDSSLMFLTLLNVGATVGGLAIAVLADRAGSRIPIIACFVVAAGAMTALSIRSPLIVLSVIVLIGGAGAFGVQGLINVYIARTYPAHARASAIGVALGIGRIGAIAGPVLGGWVLAAGFAPQWNFLIFAVPAVFGALLTVALGSLRSTPTSQPVEEPA
- a CDS encoding amidohydrolase family protein, which encodes MRFIAMEEAFALPELQAGYSVPKTETAARWVEDWGKRLCDYTTYRLPEMDQHGIDVQVLSLTAPGIQGLADAGQAVKDARIANDRLAEVIAEHPDRFRGLAALPLQDPEAAVAELHRAVGTLGLNGALVNDHTNGLYLDDPRYEPVWSALEELQVPLYLHPGAPPAEPWRVLEGRPELRGPLWSWAAETSGHALRLVFGGVFDRHPGATLILGHLGEFLPFQLARLDSRYDRQEHRTLARKPSEYFGDNILITTSGVCSPAALAGAILAVGADAILFAVDYPFEDTGEAVRFLEQAPISNRDREKISHGNAERVLRLPTAKAST
- a CDS encoding response regulator transcription factor, which codes for MRILVVDDDRAVRESLRRSLEFNGYTVELASDGAQALETILANRPDAMVLDVMMPRLDGLEVARRLRSTGDDLPILVLTARDTVSDRVSGLDAGADDYLPKPFALEELLARLRALLRRAAPDGQQGETSEVLSFADLTLDPGTREVRRGGREISLTRTEFALLELFLSYPKHVLTRGRILEEVWGYDFPTSGNALEVYVGYLRRKTEADNEPRLIHTVRGVGYVLRETPP
- a CDS encoding GntR family transcriptional regulator, whose product is MTGARSTTRVEDVYLRLRADILNGRHEPGSRLRVEALKGDYDASSGVLREALPRLVGQGLATFAPQQGFRVIDVSPETLQDLTEARVVVETHVVRESLAHGSIEWESDLLAAHHNLARTAFADESDAINERWLAAHARFHQVLLEGCPNQHLRAVATQLRESAEVYRCWARTSSEDSHRDVAAEHRLICERAIERDVPGTVEALRDHIELTTKLLLDGYRNRGGE